The genomic stretch AGAATCGCCCGTGACTTGCACGACGACCTCGGCGCTAGTCTCACGGAAATCTCGATCCTTTCCGCGCTCGCGGCCGAGGGCGGCGATGAGAGCGCCATGCGGCCCGCACTCGACCAACTCTCTAACAAGGCCAAGGCGGTTGTCGGCACGCTCGATGAGATCGTCTGGGCGGTGAACCCGCGCGAGGACACCTTGCGCTCGCTGGTCGATTATCTGGCCGCCTTTGCCCGCGAGTTCCTGGACACCGCGAGCATCGCCCTGCGCACCGATATTCCACGGAACGTCCCTGAGACGCCGCTCGACGCCACCGTCCGTCACGGGGTGTTCCTTGCGGCACGGGAGGCGCTGAACAATCTGGTCAAGCACTCCAAGGCTACGCAGGCCCGCCTCGCCGTCCAACTCGATGACTCGAACCTTGAGATCCGCATCGAGGACAATGGCCGCGGTTTCTCCCAGGAGTGGGAGGCCAAGGGCTACGGCGTGGCCAACCTGCGCGAGCGCATGAAAGCTGCCGGGGGCGATTGCTCGATCGCCAGCGTCTCCGGCCAAGGTGTCACCGTGATCCTGACCTTGCCGCTGCTTGCGGCCCCCTCATCCCCGACCTAGTCTTCCCACCGTGTCTGCCAAACCCGAGACCACTGATGTCGCCATCGTCGAAGACAACGCCGCCCTCGGCAGCAGCCTGAGAAAGGTGGTCGAGTCGGACCCGACCCTGCGCTGCATCGGGGTGTGGACCACCGCCGAGGAGGCGTTGAAAAAGATCGACGCCTTCCGCCCGAAGATCGTGCTGATGGACATCAATTTGCCCGGCATGTCAGGCATCGAGGCCACCGCGCGCCTCAAGCAGTACCTGCCGGACGTGAAGGTGGTGATGGTCACGGTCTATCGCGACCACGACAAGATCTTCGCCGCATTGAAAGCCGGTGCTTGCGGATATTTGCTCAAGCGTTCGAATCCTTCCGAGGTCCGTGAAGCCATCCTCGACGTCCGCACCGGCGGGGCACCGATGAGCCCGGAAATCGCCCGCCGCGTGGTCGAGGCGTTCCACCAGCCGGTGAAGTCCGAGCCTTCCTTAATGGACGAAGTAAAGCTTTCCAAGCGTGAGACCGAGATTCTGGAACTGCTCTGCGAAGGTCTCGCCAACAAGGAGATTGCCGACCGCCTGGACATCTCGGTGGAGACCGTCCGGGTTCACTTGAAGCACGTGTATGAGAAGCTCCACGTGCGCTCGCGGACCGAGGCCGCGATGAAATTCCGCGACTCCCGTGAAGAGCCGCGGTTTCCTATTTGACGCATTCCCGACCCGGTTTTCGGGGCAGGGGAGCTTTTGGCACGGGATACCCCTGTTGGGGTAATCGACGCTTTTGGGGACTTCTTGGATAACGATTCTTGTAACGCGGGAATTTCCTGCATTTCCCCGTCTTTCGGGAAACCCAAGAACCGTTAGAAACCCATGAAAACCGCCCCAATCGGCGCGTTGACCCGCGCTTCCCTGTTAGCCTGCGCCTCCCTCTGCGCCACCGCTCCCCTACATGCCGCGAAAACCTGGACCGGGGCGGCCGACGCCACCTGGGCCAACACCGCCAACTGGCTTGAAGTTGCGCTGCCCGGCACGACCGAGATGGTGAACTTCACTGCCAGCTCGGCAGCGAACCTCACCATCGACACCGGAGCCGCCCGCACGATCCGCGGCATTTCGCTCACCAGCCCAAGCGGAGCGGTCACCATCCAGAATAACAGCCTGACCATCGGCTCCGGAGGCATCGATCTCTCGACCGCCACCCAGGATCTTACGCTCGCGTCGGCCGTTACGTTGCCGGGGGTGACCACCCAGAACTGGCAGGTCGCCGCCGGCCGCACCATCAGCGTCCCCGGTGCCATTACCCGCAACCCCGGCGGTGCGGTGAATTTTTCCAACTCCAGCGGAGCCGGCACCATCAACATCGGTAGCGGGACCGTTTCCACCAGGCTTTCTTACGCAACGCTCAACGGAGTCGACGTCGCCTCTCTGGATGCCACGAAGAATATCGCGAACTCCACGGCGGTCTTCACCTATGTCAATCCGA from Luteolibacter arcticus encodes the following:
- a CDS encoding response regulator, with the protein product MSAKPETTDVAIVEDNAALGSSLRKVVESDPTLRCIGVWTTAEEALKKIDAFRPKIVLMDINLPGMSGIEATARLKQYLPDVKVVMVTVYRDHDKIFAALKAGACGYLLKRSNPSEVREAILDVRTGGAPMSPEIARRVVEAFHQPVKSEPSLMDEVKLSKRETEILELLCEGLANKEIADRLDISVETVRVHLKHVYEKLHVRSRTEAAMKFRDSREEPRFPI